In Bradyrhizobium guangdongense, the sequence GCACGATGCCGTAGGGGCCGGTATCGATGACGCGGTGGTCTTCCTTGTGGGTGATGGTGTTGGACCAGAATTTCCCGAGATGCAGCCGACCCCACCAGGCGAAGGCGATGCCGGCGACCGAGAGCAGCGCGGCGATGGTGATGCCAGTGTTGCCGAGCACCCAGAGCGGCTTCCAGCCCAGGATCTCCGCAATGAATGGCGTGTAGAGGATGCCGCCAATCAGGATCGGCAGGCTATAGCGCTGCGATTCCCGCGTCATCACCTGCTTCTTGGTCCGCCCCTGCCAGAACGAGGCGCCCACCCAGCTAGCGAGAAAGGCAAGCCAGATCAGGGCCAGGAGTTCGGTCGGCCAGGTCGTGGTCCAGCCACCCCAGGCCACGGAGAGAAGCTTGCTGAAATCGAAGGACATGCGGAAAGGTTCTTTGCTTTGGGCGGCAGATCAGCTCGCGCGCGAGGAGAGCGCGTGATGCTTGATGGTGCCGGTGGGCTGCTGGCCGTTGCGGGCGAGCAGATGGGTGATGGTTTCGCGCAGCACCGGTTCGATCGGTCGCGGCGCATAGCCGAGCTCGGTACGCGCCTTGCCGATCGACAGGTCGCTGGCGGCAAGCGCGATGCGGACGCCTTCGGCAGTGCCGTTGGGCGGCCGGCGCGTGAAATGATCGGAAATGAATTCGAGCATGATCGCGGAAAGCTCAGCGATCCGGCCGGGCACGACGATAGGAAACTGGCGGCGACCGCTCATCGCCGACATCATCCGCAGGATGCGCCCGAGCGGAACGCAGTCGCCGCCGAGAATATAGCGCTGACCGATGCGGCCGCGTTCCATGGCGAGCACGAGGCCCGTGG encodes:
- a CDS encoding methyltransferase family protein yields the protein MSFDFSKLLSVAWGGWTTTWPTELLALIWLAFLASWVGASFWQGRTKKQVMTRESQRYSLPILIGGILYTPFIAEILGWKPLWVLGNTGITIAALLSVAGIAFAWWGRLHLGKFWSNTITHKEDHRVIDTGPYGIVRHPIYTGLIFGMLVTGFAIGLVTTILGAILISLGMWQKGRMEEVFLSKELGEDAYGAYCRRVPMIIPFTSPQ